The sequence below is a genomic window from Streptosporangium lutulentum.
GATCGCCGGCGACCCAGGCCGACCCTGCGGCTTGGACCAGCATGCGCCCGGCGATGTCGGGCGCCACCTCAACGAGCGACCGCGCGGCGTCGGACAGGATCGAGTGCGCCTTGTGCAGGTCTCCCTGCAGGTCGGCGGCCATGGCCCGGACCTCGGCCATGCGGCCCAGCGAGACCGGTTCGGTGAGATGGAGGCTCGCCCGTTCCGCCAGCGAGCCCGCGTGCTCCACCTGTCCGGCCTCCAGCGCCGCCCGCGCCGCCGCCGACGGTCTGCGGCCCCGGTCCCGGGGGTCGGGGCTGAGGGCGGCGGCGCGCTCGTAGGCTCTGGCCAGTGCGGCGTGGCTGCCACGATCCTGTGCCCGTTGGGCGCTTCTCTCCAGCGACGCGGCGACGTGCTCGTCGGGTTCGGTCGTCGCCGCGGCCAGGTGCCAGGCCGCACGATCGTCATGCAGGCTCGCGGCGAGAGCGCGGTGCGCGGCGATTCGCCGCGCTGCCGGGGCGCTGTGGTAGACGGCGGCGCGGATCAGTGGGTGGCGGAATGTCAGCCGGTCCTCGTGCAGGTGGACGAAGCTGTGGCGCTCGGCCGGCTCAAGGTCGGCGACGGTCGCGCCGAGGTGGGCCGCCGCCTTGAACACCGTGGCCGGATCGCCGCTGTCGTCGGCCGCGATCACCAGCAGGAGAGTCCTGGTCCGTTCAGGAAGGCGGCCGATCCGGTCGGCGAAGGCCTGCTCGATCTTGCCGGTTGTCGAGATCGCCGAGTACGGCGAGCCCGACCGGCCTTGGCGTTGCGCGGTGACGAGTTCGAGCAGGGCCAGCGGATTTCCCTCGGCCTCGCGCAGAACATGGGCGCGCCGGTGATGGTCGAGGTCCGCGGCGTACAGGGCGAGCAGGTCCGCCGAGGCCGCACCGTCCAGTCGAGACGGTCGCAGCTCCGCCAGCCCGGGCGCGGGGAATTCGGGGGCGTGCAGGTCACGCGCGGCGAAGACAATCGCTACCCGCTCGGTCTCAAGGCGGCGGGCGGCGAACAGCAGGGCCTCCGCCGAGGACCGGTCCAGCCAGTGGGCGTCGTCGATCAGGCACAGCAGGGGTCGCTCTTCCGCCAGGTCCGCGAGCAGGGTGAGCACGGCCAGACCGACCAGGAAGCGATCGCCTCCGGCGGCCGATCCCAGCCCGAGGGCCGCCCGCAACGCCTGCGTCTGCGCTGCCGGAAGGCAGTCGAGGCGGCCGGTGAACCTGCGCAGGAGCTGGTGCAGGCCGGCGAAGGGCAGCGTGCTCTCGAACTCGACCCCGGCGCAGCGCATCACCCGCATGTCGGCTGCCGCCGCGGCGGCATGGTCCAGCAGCGCCGACTTGCCGATCCCCGCCTCACCTCGGATCACCAGCACGCTGCCACGGCTGGAACGGGCATCGGCGAGCACCTGGTCGATCGTGGCCTTTTCCGCGCCCCGCCCCATCAGCATGCCCGGAATCCTACTGCTTGGACATCTGTCGACCGGGGCGGCGAAACCCAGTCAGTCGACAGAGGCCCCGGTCATGGGACCGCTCCTAGCGTTGCTGCCCATGGACCCCAAGGTCAATGTGCAGATGGTCTTCGACATCCCGTGCGTGTGGTCGTACTTCACCTACGCCCGCCTCCAGCGGGCCCTTGCCCGTTTCCGTGCCGGTGGCGGCCAGGCGGAGCTGACCTTCCGCCCGTACCAACTGGTTCCGGACGCGACAGTCGAAGGCCGGCTCAAGGTTGACGTGCTCCGGCACGCGTTCGGCGACGACGCCGAGCATTCCATCGGCCGGATCGCCGCCCTCGCCTCGGACGAAGGACTCACCTTCCACCCCGCACGGGCGGTCCATTCCAATACCTTCCAGGCGCACCGGCTCATCGCGGTGGCGAGTGCGCAGGGCCGCGGCGAGGACATGGCCGAGCGGCTGTTCCGCGCACATCACACCGACCAGCTCAACCTCGCCGACCTCGACACGCTGAAGACGCTCGCCGCCGAGGTCGGCGTCGGCTGGAGCGACGAAGGCACCGCGCGGACACGCGAGGAGCTCGAGTCGACCCGGCGTCTCGGCGTTCACGGCATCCCGATCCTCCAGTTCGAGGGCCGGCCCGCGCTGACCGGCACTCCGTCCGAAGACTCCCTGCTTACGGCGCTGCACTCGGCTGTCGGCAGGCGCTGAGTGGCACCCGGATTCACGACCACAGACAGGAGACCCCCATGACCACGATCGCCACACCCCGAGCGGGCAAGAAGGAGTGGACCGGCCTGGCGGTACTGGCCATGCCGACCCTGCTCGTCGCGATGGACATGACCGTGCTGCACCTGGCGGTTCCATCCCTGAGCGCCGACCTGCAGCCAAGCACCGCGCAACTTCTGTGGATCATGGACATCTACGGATTCCTGGTCGCGGGCCTGCTCATCACCATGGGGACACTCGGCGACCGCGTCGGACGGAGAAAGCTCCTGCTGGCAGGCGCCGCCGCCTTCGGCGTGGCCTCGGTGCTGGCCGCTCTGTCCAGCAGTGCCGAGATGTTGATCGCGACCCGGGCGCTGCTCGGAATCGCCGGCGCGACGTTGATGCCCTCCACGCTTTCCCTGATCCGCACCATGTTCCACGACGCGTCGCAGCGTACGGTCGCCATCAGTGTCTGGATGACCGCCTTCGCGGTCGGCGGCGCGCTGGGTCCCCTACTCGGCGGATTCCTGCTCAACCACTTCTGGTGGGGGTCGGCGTTCCTGGTCGGCGTCCCGGTCATGGCGATCCTGCTCGTACTCGGCCCGGTGCTGCTGCCCGAGCACCGCGACCGTGAGGCGGGCCGGCTGGACCTGGCAAGCGTCGCACTGTCACTGATGGCCGTACTCTCGGTGGTCTACGGACTCAAGCTGACGGCCGAGCACGGCTTCGGCTGGTCACCCGTCGCGTTCGTGGTGTCGGGACTGGCCTCCGGGCTCGTCTTCATCCGCCGGCAGGGCAAGCTCGCCGACCCGCTGCTCGACCTCAAGCTGTTCCGCGAACGCACCTTCAGCGCCTCGGCCGCCCTGCTCACCGTCGGTATTCTCGTGATGGCCGGTTCACCGCTGTTCACGTTGCAGTACCTCCAGCTCGTGAACGGGCTCTCCCCGCTGCAGGCCGGTCTCTGGTCGCTGCCCAACGCGGCCGGTCTGATGGTCGGCGCCATGACCGCTCCGGCTCTGGCGGCCAGGCTGCGCCCCGGCTTTGTCATCGCGGCGGGCCTGCTCCTGGCAGCCGCCGGTCTCGGGATGCTCCTGCTGGTCAGTGCGACCGCCGGGTTGGGAATCCTGGTCGCGGCATCCGCGGTGATGGGCCTGGGACTGGGGCCGATGGCGGCCCTGGGCACCGACCTGATCGTCGGGGCGGCCCCGCCGGAGCGCGCCGGAGCGGCGTCCGCGATCTCAGAAACGAGCACCGAACTCGGGGCCGGGCTGGGCATCGCGGTGCTGGGCAGCATCGGCTTCGCCGTCTACCGCGGCCAGATCGCCGACACCATGCCGGTCGGCGTGGATGACGAGGCCGCGCGCGAATCGCTCGGCGGCGCGGTGGCGGTGGCCGGAGAACTCTCCGGAGAGGCGGGGGCGGCACTGCTCACCGTCGCCCGTGAGGCCTTCGTCCAAGGACTGCACACGACAGCCGCCGTCGGAGCCGCCGTCGCCGTCGCGCTCGCGGTCCTGGCGGCGACCCTGCTGCGGAACGTCCGGCCCGGATCCGGCGAGCACTGAGAGAGCGGAGATTCCCCACATGGAACGAACCGAGACCAAGAACGTCAAGGTCGAGATCGTCCTCGACGTCATCTGCGCGGCCTCCTACATCGCGTTCGTACGGCTGAGGCGAGCGATCGAGAAGGTGCGGGCCGACGGCGCGAAGGTCGAGGTGGCCGTCAAGCCCTTCCTGCTCGCCCCCGACGCGGACTTCGACGGGGAGCCACTGCTGGACGTGCTGACCGCCAGATTCGGAGAGCACGTGGTGGCAGAGACACGGCAGGCGGCGGCGGACGCGGTACGAGACGGTGTGACCCTGGCCTACGAACGGGCGGTGGCCGCGGAC
It includes:
- a CDS encoding helix-turn-helix transcriptional regulator: MLMGRGAEKATIDQVLADARSSRGSVLVIRGEAGIGKSALLDHAAAAAADMRVMRCAGVEFESTLPFAGLHQLLRRFTGRLDCLPAAQTQALRAALGLGSAAGGDRFLVGLAVLTLLADLAEERPLLCLIDDAHWLDRSSAEALLFAARRLETERVAIVFAARDLHAPEFPAPGLAELRPSRLDGAASADLLALYAADLDHHRRAHVLREAEGNPLALLELVTAQRQGRSGSPYSAISTTGKIEQAFADRIGRLPERTRTLLLVIAADDSGDPATVFKAAAHLGATVADLEPAERHSFVHLHEDRLTFRHPLIRAAVYHSAPAARRIAAHRALAASLHDDRAAWHLAAATTEPDEHVAASLERSAQRAQDRGSHAALARAYERAAALSPDPRDRGRRPSAAARAALEAGQVEHAGSLAERASLHLTEPVSLGRMAEVRAMAADLQGDLHKAHSILSDAARSLVEVAPDIAGRMLVQAAGSAWVAGDPSAAEKAADQARTLPAARRARAMAHLASTDVTQWSAAVRELDEEEPEGSLRAAVWAACLTSFLRDDQRALRRAFTVEQKCRTQGAIGVLPHALLALASSQVNLGRHREARASGLEGMRVAEDTGQLRIRAHLAAVLAHLAAIAGETERHAELEAIMDTVDLPDLRHEAARNMIMLELGLGRYDTAADRLAGHSTEHELPGSWLADHVEVAVRAGRRGTADKAFTRYVTWADHIRQPAIDAIVSRCRALMADDRKAEPHYRHALRLGSAPFEHARTQLHYGEWLRRAHRRVDARPHLRSAVETFRRLGATPWSDRAGSELRATGESRTTSHQEPDLLGRLTPQELQVVRLAATGLSNKDIGAQLFLSPRTVGYHLYNAYPKLGVASRGELTKLDLVG
- a CDS encoding DsbA family oxidoreductase, giving the protein MGPLLALLPMDPKVNVQMVFDIPCVWSYFTYARLQRALARFRAGGGQAELTFRPYQLVPDATVEGRLKVDVLRHAFGDDAEHSIGRIAALASDEGLTFHPARAVHSNTFQAHRLIAVASAQGRGEDMAERLFRAHHTDQLNLADLDTLKTLAAEVGVGWSDEGTARTREELESTRRLGVHGIPILQFEGRPALTGTPSEDSLLTALHSAVGRR
- a CDS encoding MFS transporter produces the protein MTTIATPRAGKKEWTGLAVLAMPTLLVAMDMTVLHLAVPSLSADLQPSTAQLLWIMDIYGFLVAGLLITMGTLGDRVGRRKLLLAGAAAFGVASVLAALSSSAEMLIATRALLGIAGATLMPSTLSLIRTMFHDASQRTVAISVWMTAFAVGGALGPLLGGFLLNHFWWGSAFLVGVPVMAILLVLGPVLLPEHRDREAGRLDLASVALSLMAVLSVVYGLKLTAEHGFGWSPVAFVVSGLASGLVFIRRQGKLADPLLDLKLFRERTFSASAALLTVGILVMAGSPLFTLQYLQLVNGLSPLQAGLWSLPNAAGLMVGAMTAPALAARLRPGFVIAAGLLLAAAGLGMLLLVSATAGLGILVAASAVMGLGLGPMAALGTDLIVGAAPPERAGAASAISETSTELGAGLGIAVLGSIGFAVYRGQIADTMPVGVDDEAARESLGGAVAVAGELSGEAGAALLTVAREAFVQGLHTTAAVGAAVAVALAVLAATLLRNVRPGSGEH